The proteins below come from a single Plutella xylostella chromosome 2, ilPluXylo3.1, whole genome shotgun sequence genomic window:
- the LOC105381635 gene encoding mucin-2 isoform X10, giving the protein MIGYLILAALLGLAQARPQQQSGFTPDSKTCPLTGHWLLPHEYDCTKFYYCEYGTRWETPRNCARGTEFSYELQVCVHPAQANCNLPGSPPPEPEVTTPEVTTPEVTTPEVTTPEVTTPEVTTPEVTTPEVTTPEVTTPEVTTPEVTTPEVTTPEPEVTTPEPEVTTPEPEITTTLAPETDAPEVVTPPATTLAPETDAPEVVTPPATTLAPETDAPEVVTAPSTTLAPETDAPEVVTATTEQPEVVTAPSTTLAPETDAPEVVTAPSTTLAPETDAPEVVTATTEVPEVVTAASTTEAPEVEKPTVVTAIPTTENPESETPEVVTAIPTTEAPEVEKPTVVTAIPTTETTEDPTTLAPTTEGDSGLLPNGCPSDFHIHLLLPHETECNLFYQCNFGEKVLKTCPKPLYFNNEIQVCDWPENVDCNGSNGGVTSPAPTTEAETVEVVTAVPTTTESETETVEVVTAVPTTTESEAETVEVVTAIPTTNAPETEATTVAETETPEVVTAVPTTTESEAETVEVVTGTPTTAAPTTDAPVSTVTAVPITEAQTVEVVTVTQTAEPETDATVTPVPTTTEAATTEADTDLLPNGCPADFHIHLLLPHETECDLFYQCNFGEKVLKECPKPLLFNNELQVCDWEYNVDCSAGSSSESGSGSAEISVSGEDSSGDGSGDGSGDGEEDTALLPNGCPADWSIHLLLPHAECDKFYYCVHGNLVEHSCAPGTHFNPEIQVCDWPENVQCGNNNGGSSSESGSGSSGEESISTEEGSGEDGSGDVELDNGCPSDWNIHQLLPHPDCDKFYNCVHGNLVEQSCAPGTLFNPEIQVCDWPQNVQCGGTDKPEVVTAVPTTSEPEAETVEVVTSAPTTVTHEPTTEEAVVTVTATPEPIVTVTATEEPISTVTATQEPIVTVTATEEPVATVTATQEPIVTVTATEEPVVTVTATEEPVVTVTATAEPIVTVTATEEPVATVTATQEPIVTVTATEEPIVTVTATEEPVATVTATQEPIVTVTATEEPVVTVTAPTVLPNGCPADSSIEQLLPHDSECGKFYQCVHGDLVEMACPIGLHFNPATERCDWPESAGCAVDTNEHNKKCSEGCNVLPWAHETDCDKFYACDGQKATLIVCAEGLHFNANTKTCDFICNANCARDNAQATAENDGVMIFLPWDKMDKDMLRKYGKQH; this is encoded by the exons GAGTACGGAACCAGGTGGGAGACCCCTAGGAACTGTGCCCGCGGTACCGAGTTCTCTTACGAGCTGCAG GTCTGTGTGCACCCCGCCCAAGCCAACTGCAACCTCCCCGGATCTCCTCCCCCAGAACCAGAGGTGACTACCCCTGAAGTGACCACCCCCGAAGTGACCACCCCTGAGGTGACTACTCCTGAGGTGACCACCCCTGAGGTGACCACCCCTGAGGTGACCACCCCTGAGGTGACTACCCCTGAGGTGACCACCCCTGAGGTGACTACCCCTGAGGTGACTACCCCTGAGGTGACTACCCCTGAGCCTGAGGTGACTACCCCTGAACCTGAGGTGACTACCCCAGAACCCGAGATTACTACCACTCTGGCCCCGGAAACCGATGCACCTGAGGTAGTCACTCCCCCTGCTACCACTTTGGCTCCCGAGACTGATGCCCCTGAAGTAGTAACTCCCCCTGCTACCACCCTGGCCCCAGAAACCGATGCTCCCGAGGTAGTCACAGCTCCTTCCACCACCTTGGCCCCTGAGACTGATGCCCCGGAAGTAGTGACAGCAACTACCGAGCAACCCGAGGTAGTCACAGCTCCTTCCACCACTTTGGCTCCTGAGACAGATGCCCCTGAGGTAGTCACAGCTCCTTCCACCACTTTGGCTCCAGAGACTGACGCCCCTGAAGTAGTCACAGCTACCACCGAAGTTCCTGAGGTAGTCACAGCTGCTTCCACCACTGAAGCCCCTGAAGTCGAGAAGCCTACCGTAGTTACTGCTATCCCTACCACTGAAAACCCCGAATCCGAAACACCTGAAGTTGTAACTGCTATTCCTACCACTGAAGCTCCAGAAGTCGAGAAGCCTACAGTAGTTACTGCTATTCCTACCACGGAGACAACTGAAGACCCGACTACCTTAGCCCCTACCACCGAAGGAGACTCTGGTCTGCTGCCCAACGGATGCCCGTCTGACTTCCACATTCACTTGCTTCTGCCTCACGAGACAGAATGCAACTTGTTCTACCAGTGCAACTTTGGAGAGAAGGTTCTGAAGACCTGCCCGAAGCCTTTGTACTTCAACAACGAGATTCAG GTCTGCGACTGGCCCGAGAACGTAGACTGCAACGGATCAAACGGTGGTGTCACCTCACCCGCTCCTACTACCGAAGCCGAGACCGTTGAGGTAGTCACTGCAGTCCCCACCACCACTGAATCAGAGACTGAGACTGTTGAGGTAGTCACTGCCGTCCCCACCACCACTGAATCAGAGGCTGAGACAGTTGAGGTTGTTACTGCCATCCCAACCACCAATGCCCCAGAGACTGAGGCCACCACTGTAGCTGAAACTGAAACCCCTGAGGTAGTCACTGCAGTCCCCACCACCACTGAGTCAGAGGCTGAGACAGTTGAG GTTGTCACTGGAACTCCTACCACCGCTGCCCCAACAACGGATGCTCCCGTCTCTACCGTGACTGCTGTACCGATCACTGAAGCTCAGACTGTCGAAGTGGTCACTGTTACCCAGACTGCTGAACCTGAGACGGATGCAACAGTCACCCCTGTACCTACCACTACCGAAGCAGCTACAACGGAGGCCGACACTGATCTGCTGCCCAACGGATGCCCAGCTGACTTCCACATCCATCTGCTGTTGCCTCATGAGACTGAATGTGACCTGTTCTACCAGTGCAACTTCGGAGAGAAAGTCCTGAAGGAATGTCCCAAGCCTCTGCTCTTCAATAATGAGCTTCAG GTGTGCGACTGGGAGTACAACGTGGACTGCAGCGCCGGCAGCTCCAGCGAGTCCGGCAGTGGAAGCGCGGAGATCAGCGTCAGTGGAGAGGACAGCAGCGGTGACGGCAGCGGCGACGGAAGCGGAG ACGGCGAAGAAGACACCGCCCTCCTGCCCAACGGCTGCCCAGCTGACTGGAGCATCCATCTGCTGCTCCCCCACGCCGAGTGCGACAAGTTCTACTACTGTGTCCACGGCAACCTCGTCGAGCACTCCTGCGCTCCTGGTACCCACTTCAACCCTGAGATTCAA GTCTGCGACTGGCCCGAGAACGTCCAGTGCGGCAACAACAACGGCGGCAGCAGCTCCGAAAGCGGCAGCGGCAGCAGCGGAGAAGAGAGCATCAGCACTGAGGAAGGCAGCGGAGAAGACGGCAGCGGAGACGTAGAGCTCGACAACGGATGCCCGTCCGACTGGAACATCCACCAGCTGTTGCCTCACCCTGACTGTGATAAGTTCTACAACTGCGTCCACGGAAACCTGGTTGAGCAGTCTTGCGCGCCTGGCACGCTCTTCAACCCCGAAATTCAG GTTTGTGACTGGCCCCAGAACGTGCAATGCGGTGGAACTGATAAACCTGAAGTCGTCACTGCCGTACCAACCACCTCCGAGCCTGAAGCTGAGACTGTCGAAGTTGTCACCAGTGCCCCGACCACTGTCACCCACGAGCCGACCACTGAAGAGGCTGTTGTAACTGTGACTGCTACTCCAGAGCCTATTGTGACTGTTACTGCCACTGAAGAGCCTATTTCTACTGTGACTGCCACTCAAGAGCCTATTGTGACTGTGACTGCTACCGAAGAGCCCGTTGCTACTGTGACTGCCACTCAAGAGCCTATTGTAACTGTTACTGCCACCGAAGAGCCTGTTGTAACTGTTACTGCCACCGAAGAGCCCGTTGTAACTGTTACTGCTACTGCCGAGCCTATTGTAACTGTGACTGCTACTGAAGAGCCTGTTGCAACTGTGACTGCCACTCAAGAGCCTATTGTGACTGTTACTGCTACTGAGGAGCCCATTGTGACTGTGACTGCCACTGAAGAGCCCGTTGCTACTGTGACTGCCACTCAAGAGCCTATTGTGACTGTTACTGCCACCGAAGAGCCCGTTGTAACTGTGACTGCCCCAACTGTCCTGCCCAATGGCTGCCCAGCTGACTCTAGCATCGAGCAGCTGTTGCCCCATGACTCTGAATGTGGCAAGTTCTACCAGTGCGTCCACGGCGACCTCGTAGAGATGGCGTGCCCCATTGGTCTGCACTTCAACCCGGCTACCGAG CGTTGCGACTGGCCCGAGTCCGCGGGCTGCGCCGTCGACACCAACGAACACAACAAGAAGTGCTCTGAGGGTTGCAACGTCCTCCCCTGGGCCCACGAGACCGACTGTGACAAATTCTACGCTTGCGACGGACAAAAAGCCACCTTGATCGTCTGCGCTGAGGGTCTCCACTTCAACGCTAACACCAAGACCTGTGACTTCATTTGCAACGCTAACTGTGCCAGGGACAACGCCCAGGCTACTGCTGAGAATGATGGAGTCATGATCTTCTTGCCTTGGGACAAGATGGACAAAGACATGTTGAGGAAATACGGAAAGCAACATTGA